A window of Citrus sinensis cultivar Valencia sweet orange chromosome 7, DVS_A1.0, whole genome shotgun sequence contains these coding sequences:
- the LOC102607380 gene encoding stemmadenine O-acetyltransferase-like: protein MEVQIISRESIKPSSPTPLDLKTHKLCLLDQFRNNVYAPRVLYYPLNQDDLSSAIDIDHIVSKRLQLLKQSLSETLVRFYPLAGKLTKNFSVDCNDEGVYFVEAVAKSLLNELLIQPDPSLRNKLFPVDGSQQRGQVAGAHVAKVQVTSFACGGLVICACISHTFGDGTSFSSFMKAWAATARNKTSEEEAIYTCPNYDASSLFLPNKDDLFHQLRAISNASYTRFFETGRFVTRRFVFDTEAIAELKDKAKSSRVQNPTRIEALSAILSRSIMAVLNKKSSSHRPTLLSHAVNLRTKARPPLSEYLIGNIVWQTNALCTEEEVDLDGLVWLLREAISKFDGDFVKNLQGVGGLLELSEAIKHEAEAYSDAKNRIMFSSWCTFGSYGIDFGWGKPIWVSCVGLDGSILEFSPVVILMDTRFGDGIEAWVSLLEEDMALLEVDKNLLEFATIDPSPLKLAKQQ from the coding sequence atggaggtACAAATAATTTCTAGAGAGAGCATCAAACCCTCTTCCCCAACACCACTTGACCTAAAAACCCACAAGCTCTGTCTCTTGGATCAATTTCGGAACAACGTCTACGCTCCAAGGGTTCTATACTATCCCCTCAACCAAGATGACCTTTCATCCGCCATTGATATTGATCATATTGTCTCAAAGAGATTACAGCTACTGAAGCAGTCTCTATCAGAAACTTTAGTTCGCTTTTACCCACTTGCCGGAAAATTGACTAAGAACTTTTCCGTTGACTGCAACGACGAGGGGGTTTATTTTGTAGAAGCCGTAGCCAAAAGTCTACTCAATGAACTTCTCATACAACCCGATCCGAGcttgagaaataaattattcccGGTGGATGGCAGCCAACAGAGAGGACAGGTGGCAGGAGCTCACGTGGCTAAGGTGCAGGTAACATCATTTGCATGTGGTGGTCTTGTTATTTGTGCTTGCATTTCACATACGTTCGGTGATGGCACAAGTTTTAGCTCGTTTATGAAGGCTTGGGCTGCCACAGCTCGTAATAAGACTTCGGAAGAAGAAGCCATATATACATGTCCTAATTATGATGCTTCATCTTTGTTTCTTCCTAATAAAGATGATTTGTTTCATCAATTGAGAGCTATCTCAAATGCCTCGTACACTCGATTTTTTGAAACTGGTAGATTTGTTACGAGGAGATTTGTATTTGATACCGAAGCAATAGCTGAACTCAAAGACAAGGCTAAAAGTTCACGCGTTCAAAATCCAACACGCATCGAGGCTTTGTCAGCAATCCTTTCCAGGTCCATCATGGCTGTCTTGAACAAAAAGTCAAGTTCCCACAGACCAACGTTACTGTCCCATGCTGTAAATTTGCGTACAAAGGCAAGGCCCCCGTTGTCAGAATATTTAATTGGAAACATCGTTTGGCAAACAAATGCGTTATGCACAGAAGAGGAAGTAGATTTGGATGGCTTGGTGTGGCTGCTGAGGGAAGCAATATCGAAATTTGATGGAGATTTTGTGAAGAACCTACAAGGTGTAGGAGGGTTACTTGAACTCAGTGAAGCTATTAAACATGAAGCTGAAGCCTATTCGGATGCAAAGAATAGAATTATGTTTAGCAGTTGGTGTACTTTTGGTTCTTATGGTATTGATTTTGGATGGGGAAAGCCTATTTGGGTGAGTTGTGTTGGCTTGGATGGATCGATTCTCGAGTTCTCACCTGTAGTCATCCTTATGGATACAAGATTTGGGGATGGAATTGAGGCGTGGGTGTCTTTGCTTGAAGAAGACATGGCTTTGTTAGaagttgataaaaatttacttgAATTTGCAACCATTGATCCAAGTCCCCTGAAGCTGGCCAAGCAACAATAA